A single Lactuca sativa cultivar Salinas chromosome 8, Lsat_Salinas_v11, whole genome shotgun sequence DNA region contains:
- the LOC111884088 gene encoding anthocyanidin 3-O-galactosyltransferase F3GT1, whose protein sequence is METTNTKVGVWQRHVAVLAFPFASHPPVLLSLVQKLASAAPTVVFSFFNTGKSNRALFSELSCDNIRPYDVSDGVPEDYVFAGKPQEDINLFLAVAEEEFRRGVKVAEEDIGLRIGCLVVSAFIWVSSQMAEDLNIPWVSFWSAGTCSLSAHFYTDLIREKSAELKGNPLAPDNEVDDLIPGLSKIRLGDLPGGVLFGHLDSPFSTMLHNMGRTLDKATVVLVNSFQGLDIDLTKNLSSKFKSLLNIGPFHLICKEKPSSKFDEFSCSSWLDNQKPRSVAYISFGTIGRLLPDELVALAETLEETRTPFLWSLNKDSMKLLPDGFLERTTANGFGKVVSWAPQVQVLEHIAISVFLTHGGWKSVSESIGAGVPMICRPVFGDQQMNTWMVERVWGIGVRIEGGKFTKDGTRCALEHVLSFNESSKKMKDRIEALKELALEAVRPNGSSNQNFRTLVDVVTSATL, encoded by the exons ATGGAGACCACCAACACTAAAGTCGGCGTATGGCAGAGACATGTTGCAGTGCTTGCATTTCCTTTCGCTTCACACCCTCCGGTCCTTCTAAGCCTAGTCCAGAAACTAGCCTCTGCCGCCCCTACGGTGgttttctccttcttcaacaccgGAAAATCTAATCGGGCATTGTTTTCTGAGCTCAGTTGTGACAACATACGGCCGTATGATGTGTCCGACGGCGTACCAGAGGATTATGTTTTTGCGGGGAAACCTCAAGAGGATATTAACTTGTTTCTGGCGGTGGCGGAGGAGGAGTTTAGGAGGGGCGTGAAAGTGGCGGAGGAGGATATTGGACTGAGAATCGGCTGCCTGGTGGTGAGTGCTTTTATTTGGGTTTCCAGTCAGATGGCGGAGGATTTGAACATTCCTTGGGTGTCGTTTTGGAGTGCCGGAACTTGTTCTCTCTCTGCACATTTTTACACTGACCTCATTAGAGAAAAAAGTGCTGAACTCAAAG GTAATCCATTAGCGCCTGACAACGAAGTGGATGACTTGATCCCTGGACTCTCGAAGATTCGACTAGGCGACTTACCAGGTGGAGTCCTCTTTGGACACCTCGACTCACCATTTTCAACCATGCTACATAACATGGGAAGAACCCTAGACAAAGCCACCGTTGTTCTCGTAAATTCATTTCAAGGACTAGACATTGATCTCACCAAAAACCTCTCTTCAAAATTCAAGAGCCTTCTCAACATTGGTCCCTTCCATCTCATCTGCAAAGAAAAACCATCGTCTAAGTTTGATGAATTTTCATGCAGTTCTTGGTTAGATAATCAAAAGCCAAGATCAGTGGCCTACATCTCGTTTGGCACAATCGGCCGGCTTCTGCCAGATGAGTTGGTCGCTTTGGCTGAAACACTTGAAGAGACCAGAACCCCGTTTCTTTGGTCACTAAACAAAGATTCCATGAAGCTTTTACCAGATGGGTTCTTGGAGAGAACAACTGCGAATGGATTCGGGAAAGTTGTATCATGGGCACCACAGGTACAAGTCTTGGAGCATATCGCGATAAGTGTGTTTTTAACACATGGTGGATGGAAGTCTGTATCGGAGAGCATTGGAGCTGGTGTTCCGATGATATGTAGGCCGGTTTTTGGAGATCAACAGATGAATACTTGGATGGTTGAGAGAGTTTGGGGGATAGGGGTGAGAATTGAAGGCGGGAAATTCACGAAAGATGGAACTCGTTGTGCTCTTGAACATGTATTATCGTTCAATGAATCGTCGAAAAAGATGAAGGATAGGATTGAAGCTTTGAAAGAGCTTGCTCTCGAGGCTGTTAGACCTAACGGGAGTTCTAATCAAAATTTCAGGACTTTAGTGGATGTGGTCACTAGTGCCACCCTCTGA